The genomic DNA CAACCTAGTTTATCTAAAGCGATAAAAGAGCTTGAAAGAGAAATAGGAATCACCATTTTTACCCGTACCTCCACAGGAATTACGCTCTCTACAGATGGAGCGGAGTTTCTTGGGTATGCAAGGCAAGTAGTGGAACAAGCAGAATTGCTAGAGCGCCGTTACTTTAATACGGCTCCTTCTGAACAACTTTTTTCCGTTTCCACCCAGCATTACGCATTTGCCGTGAACGCCTTCGTTGAAATGATTAAGAAGCATGGCGAAGATAAATACCAATTCACTTTAAGGGAAACGAGAACCTATGAAATCATTGAAGACGTCAAAAATCTACGAAGTGAAATAGGTATTTTATATGTAAGTTCTTTTAATGAAAAAGTCATGATGCCATTGCTAAAAGAGCGAGGGTTGGAATTTGAAGTTCTTTTTCAAGCAAAGCCCCATATATTTGTCAGTACTCAAAATCCGCTTGCAAAAAAATCGACGGTCACGTTAGAAGAGTTAGAAGATTTTCCTCGTCTAACGTTTGAACAAGGAGAATATAACTCGTTTTATTATTCAGAAGAGCTATTTAGCACCATTCCTTGTAAAAAAAGCATTCAGGTTAGTGATCGGGCTACCCTTTTTAATCTGTTAATCGGGTTGAATGGGTATACCATATCTACTGGAATTTTAAGTGAAGATTTAAATGGATCCCATATTGTGTCTGTACCGCTTGAAGAAGGGGAACTGATTACGGTCGGCTGCGTCGTTAATAAAAAAACACAACTTAGCCGGATCGCTAAATTGTATTTAGAGGAACTCAAGCAAATTATTGATTTTTATTTGAGGTAAATTAGGAAAGGGGATGATAACCATCCCCTTAGGCTGCCTTCACTCATTATTTAGACAGGATGTTTGTGACAACCCTCAATAATAGAACAAACAATATACTACCGATTAATGCGGGTAAGATGGCGATGCCTGCGAATGATGGACCCCATGTTCCTAGCAGCATTCCACCAATCCAAGCACCCACAATTCCGCAAACAAT from Robertmurraya sp. FSL R5-0851 includes the following:
- a CDS encoding LysR family transcriptional regulator; amino-acid sequence: MKLQQLKYVIEVVACGSINEAARRLYISQPSLSKAIKELEREIGITIFTRTSTGITLSTDGAEFLGYARQVVEQAELLERRYFNTAPSEQLFSVSTQHYAFAVNAFVEMIKKHGEDKYQFTLRETRTYEIIEDVKNLRSEIGILYVSSFNEKVMMPLLKERGLEFEVLFQAKPHIFVSTQNPLAKKSTVTLEELEDFPRLTFEQGEYNSFYYSEELFSTIPCKKSIQVSDRATLFNLLIGLNGYTISTGILSEDLNGSHIVSVPLEEGELITVGCVVNKKTQLSRIAKLYLEELKQIIDFYLR
- a CDS encoding GlsB/YeaQ/YmgE family stress response membrane protein, which encodes MGLLLYLIVGGIIGWLASLIAGNNLPYGVIGNIVCGIVGAWIGGMLLGTWGPSFAGIAILPALIGSILFVLLLRVVTNILSK